Proteins encoded within one genomic window of Ovis aries strain OAR_USU_Benz2616 breed Rambouillet chromosome 1, ARS-UI_Ramb_v3.0, whole genome shotgun sequence:
- the TRMT10C gene encoding tRNA methyltransferase 10 homolog C — translation MSVSVTFLRPFARVLVPFTLHKKRRVLYSTILQRYMSSKIPAASCPNKENTPPPEELELDRWKITMKFSVQEEDVSTVTSSEDEDPLAATRELVEMWRLLGKEVPEHLSEEELKTLMECVSKSSKRKYLKYLYIKEKMKKARQIKKEVKKAEKEEVKKDQLPETIKEDKQQNFLFLRLWDRNMDIAMGWKGAQAMQFGQPLVFDMAYDDHMKPKELQNAVSQLLESEGCNRRNVDPFHIYFCNLKTGGAYYKELVKRYGEKWDKLLLTATEKSHVDLFPKDSIIYLTADSPNVMTTFKHDKIYIVGSFVDKNMQPGTSLAKAKRLKLATECLPLDKYLQWDTGTKNLTLDQMIRILLCLKNTGSWEEALKFVPRRKHAGYLEISQYSQEFLNRMKKSKTFNSFPRGSINRHRKSSLKENI, via the coding sequence ATGAGTGTCAGTGTCACCTTTTTAAGACCTTTTGCCAGAGTTTTAGTGCCATTTACCCTTCATAAGAAGAGAAGGGTTTTATATTCAACAATTCTGCAGAGATACATGTCTTCCAAAATACCAGCTGCATCCTGTCCTAATAAGGAGAATACACCACCTCCTGAAGAGCTGGAGTTGGATAGGTGGAAAATTACAATGAAATTTAGTGTGCAAGAAGAGGATGTTTCAACAGTCACAAGCAGCGAGGATGAAGATCCTCTAGCTGCTACCAGGGAGTTAGTTGAGATGTGGAGGTTGCTTGGCAAAGAAGTACCAGAACACTTAAGTGAAGAAGAGCTCAAAACCCTTATGGAATGTGTTTCTAagtcatcaaaaagaaaatatttaaaatacttatatattaaggaaaaaatgaaaaaagccagacaaataaaaaaagaagtgaaaaaggcagaaaaagaagaagttaaaAAAGATCAGCTACCAGAAACCATTAAGGAAGATAAACAGCAAAACTTTCTATTTCTACGACTTTGGGACAGGAATATGGACATTGCAATGGGCTGGAAAGGTGCCCAGGCCATGCAGTTTGGACAGCCTTTGGTTTTTGACATGGCTTATGATGACCATATGAAACCAAAAGAATTGCAAAATGCTGTTTCCCAACTTTTAGAAAGTGAAGGATGTAACAGAAGAAATGTTGATCCTTTCCATATTTATTTCTGCAATCTTAAAACAGGTGGTGCCTACTATAAAGAGTTAGTTAAACGTTATGGAGAAAAATGGGACAAATTGCTTTTAACAGCAACAGAAAAGTCTCATGTAGATTTATTTCCAAAAGATAGTATTATATATTTAACTGCAGATTCTCCCAATGTTATGACTACTTTCAAGCATGACAAAATTTATATAGTGGGGTCTTTCGTTGATAAGAATATGCAGCCAGGCACATCCCTAGCCAAAGCAAAACGGCTGAAGCTGGCAACAGAATGCCTTCCATTAGATAAATATCTGCAGTGGGACACTGGTACCAAAAATCTCACTTTAGATCAAATGATACGTATTTTGTTATGTCTGAAAAATACTGGTAGCTGGGAAGAGGCTTTGAAATTTGTTCCTAGGAGAAAACATGCTGGTTATCTGGAGATTTCTCAGTATTCTCAAGAGTTTCTCAACAGAATGAAGAAGTCAAAGACTTTTAATTCATTTCCAAGAGGCTCTataaatagacacagaaaaagcagcTTGAAGGAGAACATTTGA